CCCGAGCTGGTGGTGGTGTTCGCACCCGACCACATGAACATGCTCAGCCGCGTACGGGCCCCGTTCACCGCGGTCCTGTCGGGCCGCACCCTCGCGGAGTTCGGCATCCCGGAGTTCCCGCTGGGTGTGCGCGGCGCCGTCGCCGCCGAGCTGTGCCGCCGCCTCGTCGAGCGTGACGTCGACGTGGCCGTCGCCGAGGACGTGCAGGTCGACCACGGGATGGGCCTGACCCTGGTACAGCTGTTCGACGACCCCGCGGCGGTGCCGCTGCTCCCGGTCGTCGTCAACGCGATCGGGTTCCCGCTCCCGCCCGTGCGCCGGGCCCTCGCTTTCGGTACCGCGGTCGGGGAGGTGCTGGCGGACCTGCCGGAGCGGGTCCTGTTCGTCGGGACCGGCGGCCTGTCGCACCACCCGCCCTTCCCGCCCGCGGCGCCCGGTGCCGTGCGGCTGACGCCCGAGCAGCGCAAGGACCACCTGGCCACGGCCGCCGGGTACATCGACCCGGAATGGGATCGTGAGCTGCTGAGCCACGTCGAGCAGGGCGACCCCAGCTGGCTCGCCGGGCTCACCCAGGCCGAGCTCGACACGCGGGGCTGCGGCGCCAACGAGGTGCGGGTGTGGGCCGCGGCGTGGGCGGCCTGCGGCTCGCCACCCGCGTCGACGACCGACTACGAGCCCGTCCCGGAGTGGATCACCGGGATGGGGGTGGCCTACGGCCGCGCGCGGGCAGTGGTCTGACCGGCGTGGCGTCGTCGTCCTCGGCCCGGGCAGCACGGGTCGGGATGCGTGATCGGTGCGAGCCTGGCCGGGGTGGGACGACGATCGTGGTCGCGAAGTCGTCCGCAGGCACGCGG
This sequence is a window from Pseudonocardia petroleophila. Protein-coding genes within it:
- a CDS encoding 3-carboxyethylcatechol 2,3-dioxygenase — protein: MTREFVAEFDPELVVVFAPDHMNMLSRVRAPFTAVLSGRTLAEFGIPEFPLGVRGAVAAELCRRLVERDVDVAVAEDVQVDHGMGLTLVQLFDDPAAVPLLPVVVNAIGFPLPPVRRALAFGTAVGEVLADLPERVLFVGTGGLSHHPPFPPAAPGAVRLTPEQRKDHLATAAGYIDPEWDRELLSHVEQGDPSWLAGLTQAELDTRGCGANEVRVWAAAWAACGSPPASTTDYEPVPEWITGMGVAYGRARAVV